The following nucleotide sequence is from Fructobacillus americanaquae.
CGGCAATCGAGATTTGGCGGACCACCTTCGGCAGGTCGTGACCATTATCAGCTGCATTCATCAGGTAAAAAGCAATCGCCATATTTCCCATCGAATGACCAATCAGGTTGACGGACCGAATTCCTTGCTGACTCAGCTTGGTCATAATGGTCGTGACCCACTTGGCCGTTTGGTTAAAGTCTTGGCTCTTATTGTTATCAAACTGGACCAAGATAATCGGATTTTTGTCACCGGGGGCAATCGTCTTATCCATGGTGACTGTGCCGTCTTTGGCAACCGTTACATTAATTCGTCGGTTGGAATAATCATGGTCCACCAAGTACTGGCTCATCGACTTTTCGGCATTGCGGCTGGAACCATAGCCGTGAAAGAAGACCGTGGCCTCCTTTGGTCGCTGGCCATTCTGCTCGGACAAGGTTGGACTCATTTTGGCACCAACCAGATAAAAGACCACCCCGATTGCCACTAGCGCAACCAGAATGCCCCAAAACAACTTCTTTTTAAACACTGAAACTCCTTCCAAGATTCCTCATTTGATGTCTAAAATTATACCGCTCTTATCAACGAAAAGTAAGCTTTTAAAGTTCGAACCCCTTTTATTTCACAGCTGATTTTCTTTATAATGGCGTGGTAGATTCAATTTTCAACCGAAAAACAAATTGGAGGTTTTTAAATGACAACAAGCGCGATTAAATGGTGGCAAAAGGCCGTCGTTTATCAGATTTACCCTCGTTCGTTTCAGGATTCGAACGGCGATGGGATTGGTGATTTGAAGGGTATTCAGGAGCGTCTGAGTTAGGTTTCCAAATTAGGAGCGGACGTGATCTGGCTCAATCCAATCTACCAATCACCCAACAAGGATAACGGCTATGATATTTCGGATTATCAAGCCATCAACCCAGAATTTGGGACGATGCAGGACTTCGATAATTTATTGGCCGCTGCACACGCTCGCGATATCAAAATCGTGATGGACTTGGTGGTCAACCATTCATCTGACCAGCACAAATGGTTTATCGAAAGCCGGTCAAGCAAGGATAATGACAAGCGCGACTTTTACATTTGGCGCGACCCCGTTGATGGTCATGAACCAAACAACTGGTCCTCTTTCTTCTCGGGTTCAGCCTGGAAGTTTGACGAAAAAAGTGGTCAATACTACCTCCACCTCTTCGTTGAGGGCCAACCTGATTTGAACTGGAAAAAATGACGAACTCCGCGACCAAGTTTATCAAATGATGAACTGGTGGGTCGACAAGGGAATCGATGGC
It contains:
- a CDS encoding alpha/beta hydrolase — its product is MFKKKLFWGILVALVAIGVVFYLVGAKMSPTLSEQNGQRPKEATVFFHGYGSSRNAEKSMSQYLVDHDYSNRRINVTVAKDGTVTMDKTIAPGDKNPIILVQFDNNKSQDFNQTAKWVTTIMTKLSQQGIRSVNLIGHSMGNMAIAFYLMNAADNGHDLPKVVRQISIAGTYNGLILANPQSNSPLSAEGEPQTKTEIFNRLAGLTAYYQNHSTKVLNIYGNSTGGSASDTTVYNNSSKALKYFVRQPSTYQETLIEGAGGQHSKLHENQTVDQDILKFLQN